One stretch of Flavobacterium sp. 9 DNA includes these proteins:
- the nagB gene encoding glucosamine-6-phosphate deaminase, giving the protein MKSALEIKPDISYKSAGKFEETRFEKIHNEIFKSSVEASVIVAQEIAQLIRSKQDKGKSCVLGLATGSSPIKVYEELVRMHREEGLSFSNVITFNLDEYYPMTKENNQSYHYFMHQHLFNHIDIRPENVNIPDGTVHIDELNQYCIDYEMNIKNAGGLDFQLLGIGRTGHVGFNEPGSHINSGTRIITLDHITRVDASSDFNGIDNVPKRAITMGVSTILRSKRIVLMAWGQNKADIIKRTIQGDISSEVPATFLQNHPNATFVLDQSAASELTRFKTPWLVGECIWNQELKSKAIVWLCQKTKQSILKLTDRDYNNNGMSDLLAQEGSAYDLNINMFNVLQHTITGWPGGKPNTDDSHRPERANPAKKRVILFSPHPDDDVISMGGTFSKLIKQGHDVHVVYQTSGNIAVTDDEALKFAEVAKDFIGEAGAGINFKSVIEFLNNKSENQIDSLEVRKLKGLIRRRESYAATRYIGLKDENTHFLDLPFYETGQVKKNPLGPEDIAIVKDIIAQIKPHQVFAAGDLADPHGTHEVCLNAIFAALKELKPQKYMDDCWLWLYRGAWHEWDIHEIDMAVPLSPSEVLLKRHAILYHQSQKDRVMFQGNDSREFWVRAEDRNKNTAILYDELGLAEYEAIEAFKRFDY; this is encoded by the coding sequence ATGAAAAGTGCTTTAGAAATAAAACCTGATATCAGCTATAAAAGCGCAGGAAAATTTGAAGAAACTCGATTTGAAAAAATTCATAACGAAATCTTCAAAAGTTCTGTAGAAGCTTCAGTAATTGTAGCGCAGGAAATTGCGCAATTAATTAGATCTAAACAAGACAAAGGTAAATCTTGCGTATTAGGTTTAGCAACAGGTTCTTCTCCTATAAAAGTATATGAGGAATTAGTGAGAATGCACAGAGAAGAAGGCTTGAGTTTTAGCAATGTAATCACTTTCAATTTGGATGAATATTATCCAATGACAAAAGAGAACAATCAGAGCTATCATTATTTCATGCATCAGCATCTTTTTAATCACATAGATATTAGACCTGAAAATGTTAATATTCCTGACGGAACCGTACATATTGATGAATTAAATCAATATTGTATCGATTACGAAATGAATATTAAAAATGCTGGAGGACTTGATTTTCAATTGTTAGGAATTGGTCGTACAGGTCACGTAGGTTTCAATGAACCGGGATCACACATTAACTCAGGAACCAGAATTATTACTCTGGATCATATTACAAGAGTAGATGCTTCATCAGATTTTAATGGCATTGACAACGTTCCTAAAAGAGCGATTACCATGGGAGTTTCTACAATTCTTAGATCAAAAAGAATTGTACTAATGGCTTGGGGACAAAACAAAGCCGATATCATCAAGAGAACTATTCAGGGGGATATCAGTTCAGAAGTTCCTGCGACATTTTTACAAAATCACCCTAATGCGACTTTCGTATTAGACCAGTCTGCAGCATCAGAATTAACGCGTTTCAAAACGCCTTGGTTGGTTGGAGAATGCATCTGGAATCAGGAATTAAAAAGCAAAGCGATTGTTTGGTTGTGCCAAAAAACAAAACAATCAATATTAAAATTAACCGACAGAGATTACAACAACAACGGAATGTCTGATCTTTTGGCGCAAGAAGGTTCTGCTTATGATTTGAACATCAATATGTTCAACGTTTTGCAGCATACCATTACAGGATGGCCAGGTGGAAAACCAAATACAGACGATTCTCATCGTCCGGAAAGAGCCAATCCGGCAAAAAAACGAGTGATTCTTTTTAGTCCGCATCCTGATGATGATGTGATTTCTATGGGAGGAACTTTTTCAAAATTGATAAAACAAGGTCATGATGTACATGTTGTATATCAAACCTCCGGAAATATTGCCGTTACAGACGACGAAGCTTTGAAATTTGCTGAGGTTGCCAAAGATTTTATTGGTGAAGCAGGCGCAGGAATCAACTTTAAATCTGTAATTGAATTTTTGAATAACAAATCAGAAAATCAAATCGATTCTCTTGAAGTTCGAAAATTAAAAGGATTAATCAGACGTAGAGAATCTTATGCAGCGACAAGATACATTGGGCTGAAAGATGAGAATACACACTTTTTAGATCTTCCGTTTTACGAAACAGGACAGGTTAAGAAAAATCCGTTAGGACCTGAAGATATTGCGATTGTAAAAGATATTATCGCACAAATAAAACCACATCAGGTATTTGCTGCAGGAGATTTGGCAGATCCACACGGAACACACGAAGTTTGTCTTAATGCAATTTTTGCGGCTTTAAAAGAATTAAAACCACAAAAATACATGGACGATTGCTGGTTGTGGTTGTACAGAGGTGCTTGGCACGAATGGGATATTCACGAAATTGACATGGCAGTTCCGCTTTCTCCATCAGAAGTATTACTAAAACGTCATGCGATTTTGTACCACCAATCTCAAAAAGACAGAGTAATGTTCCAAGGAAATGACTCAAGAGAATTCTGGGTAAGAGCCGAAGACCGTAATAAAAATACAGCAATTCTATACGATGAATTAGGATTGGCTGAATACGAAGCAATTGAAGCTTTTAAGCGTTTTGATTACTAG
- a CDS encoding RagB/SusD family nutrient uptake outer membrane protein: MKNKLLIFGSALALSLASCTSNFEDINTNEAGFNNGQLEQDFNQVKAPLKTMQRGMYILVADDWQGDIQFNLNADIFSGYMGTPHDFEGNANNSTYALLDGWNGAEWVQKYQREMVNAYNLEKLTKTKYPQFYAWSLILKVYAMHKTTDYYGPIVYSGFGNADGTTPYDSQKAVYDQFFAELKTAIDILTPKATDATASFFPSGDATDGTTAGGSIQKWVKFANSLRLRLAIRISNIDPVKAKAEGEAALTGLGVITSNADNMAYMAEHPVKTYTGPWADINAGGAITSIMNGYNDPRRDVFFHKAKGGVYQGIRMGSIVDAEYRTAQADLFSKVGPIVENNLIPWFSAAESHFLKAEAALKGWNVGGSAQSFYESGIATSFAQLGAGSASAYTNDDVALPAAFTDPLNATNNIAAQNLVTVKWSDAASNEVKLQKIITQKWIAIFPDGQEAWAETRRTGYPKLFLPVNNFSGGKIPNGTFVRRLNFYVNEKTSNPTGYAQGVSLLGGVDTGATRLWWDTGVNKF; this comes from the coding sequence ATGAAAAATAAATTATTAATATTTGGTTCAGCTTTAGCCCTTTCATTAGCCAGCTGTACAAGTAACTTTGAGGACATAAATACCAATGAAGCTGGCTTTAATAACGGTCAATTAGAACAAGACTTTAATCAGGTAAAAGCACCTCTTAAGACAATGCAAAGAGGAATGTATATTCTGGTTGCAGATGACTGGCAAGGAGATATTCAGTTTAACTTAAATGCAGATATCTTTTCAGGATATATGGGAACTCCCCATGATTTTGAAGGTAATGCAAACAATTCAACTTATGCTTTATTAGATGGTTGGAATGGTGCTGAATGGGTTCAGAAATATCAAAGAGAGATGGTTAATGCATATAATCTTGAGAAATTAACAAAAACTAAATACCCTCAATTTTATGCTTGGTCTTTGATCTTGAAAGTATATGCAATGCACAAAACAACTGATTATTACGGACCAATCGTTTATTCAGGTTTTGGTAACGCAGACGGAACAACTCCTTACGATTCTCAAAAAGCAGTTTATGATCAATTTTTTGCAGAGTTAAAAACTGCTATTGATATCTTAACTCCAAAAGCAACAGATGCTACTGCTTCATTTTTCCCTTCAGGAGATGCTACAGATGGAACTACAGCTGGTGGAAGTATACAAAAATGGGTAAAATTTGCTAACTCATTAAGATTACGTTTAGCGATCCGTATTTCTAATATCGATCCTGTAAAAGCAAAAGCAGAAGGTGAAGCAGCATTAACCGGTTTAGGTGTAATCACTTCTAATGCTGATAACATGGCTTATATGGCTGAACACCCTGTTAAAACTTATACAGGTCCATGGGCAGATATTAATGCTGGTGGAGCAATTACTTCTATCATGAATGGTTATAATGACCCAAGAAGAGATGTTTTCTTCCATAAAGCTAAGGGCGGAGTTTATCAAGGTATTAGAATGGGTTCTATAGTTGATGCTGAGTATAGAACAGCTCAAGCAGATTTATTCTCTAAAGTTGGACCAATTGTAGAAAACAACTTAATCCCATGGTTTAGTGCAGCTGAATCTCACTTCTTGAAAGCTGAAGCGGCATTAAAAGGATGGAATGTTGGTGGATCTGCTCAATCATTTTATGAGTCAGGAATTGCAACTTCATTCGCACAATTGGGTGCAGGAAGCGCATCTGCTTATACTAATGATGACGTTGCATTGCCAGCTGCTTTTACAGACCCGTTGAATGCTACAAATAATATTGCTGCACAAAACTTAGTAACAGTAAAATGGTCTGATGCAGCTTCTAACGAAGTTAAATTGCAAAAAATTATTACTCAAAAATGGATTGCTATCTTCCCTGACGGACAAGAAGCTTGGGCTGAAACAAGAAGAACAGGTTATCCAAAATTATTTTTACCTGTAAATAACTTTTCAGGAGGAAAAATTCCGAATGGTACATTCGTAAGAAGATTGAATTTCTATGTAAATGAGAAAACTTCTAATCCAACTGGATATGCACAAGGTGTTAGCCTTTTAGGAGGTGTTGATACTGGAGCAACAAGACTTTGGTGGGATACTGGAGTGAACAAATTCTAA
- the chiA gene encoding T9SS-translocated chitinase ChiA codes for MKHYYRLLFLLLFPLLALAQPAHGKKVVGYYAQWSIYARDFNVPKIDGSKLTHLNYSFYGTTFDPAHPENTKLLCLDSYADFEHMEGGIPWDAPVKGNFYDLMKLKEKYPHLKILISVGGWTKGQDLSPIAASPVARAALAADMANFITKYPFIDGFDIDWEYPLSGGTDGTEVINGAPIPPQKYSPDDNKNLVYLLKAMRQAMPNKLISIAAGNNVRKVASQYLGPSNRAQYGMTEDISTYCDYITYFGYDFGGNWYDKTCYNAPLYASGNPNDPLYGATQSESLDELTNQYLNVVGFPANKLIMGLPFYGKKFDHVATNSTNGLFVSAPRDVVAGCTNPQNPTGTWDGPAACEKSGSIEICDLVGNPVTNSHAYLDPNTMQVTSSAAAAGWVRYFDNTTKVPYLYNATLKQFISYEDKQSMDLKVQYIKSKNLAGGMVWELSQDTRGSIPNALLTQVDTSFGSVVPGTVSIAGSVKNGTALVPNVTVELRNASNVVLQTVVSTGGNFTFSNLTSGQNYILTAAKASYTFTPVTLTNVTVNQTGVVINGSQPLYTVSGTVLNGSTGVSGVTVTATSGSTVLTATSNASGVYSVAGLTAGLNFTVTAAKTGFSYTPTSTVYNAISANQTLNFAQGAPIVYYTVSGTVLNGTTGVSGVTVTATSSGGTFTATTNSTGAYSIANLPSGGTYTVTAALAGQTFTPASTVYTNLIANKTLNLTQDAVVVPTNKISGTVKNGTVAVAGAKVEIVLPWTDSTHNWKSVIAVTDAQGKYSFDNSVVAGYTTVTSLKLNTWENGEVVYLPNNLANFPVPANPTVYNFNTSSTAKTALAAANLISGTVKNGTVAVAGAKVEIVLPWTDSTHNWKSVLATTDASGNYTFDNSVVAGYTQILSLKLNAWENGDVTYYPNNLANFAVPTTATVYNFNRQAVVATKPVVTITAPTASAIAINLGSSINFVASVGLSAADATTISSVVFSLDGQTISATNSSGTYTSVWTPAANQFSASHTLTVTATASNGTTDAKTYSFTLSCSGANCPNSLPVITWNSPSNTTVNQSTFQVVPISVTAVDSNGSVSGVTITINGGTFNMTAGTNNTYTYNFTPSAYQDYPVVIKATDNQSGVTTLNNTIKIAPVSTNRFIPLPSKIILGYAHSWENAGAPFLYFSQMVGSKFNVVDYSFVETVNRDGYTPVLTTNDNRYLTNGVFNKQLLKNDIKSLRDSGVPVIVSIGGQNGHVVLDNVTQKNIFVNGLKAIIDEYQFDGVDIDFEGGSMNFSAGGLRDISYAGISAYPRLKNVVDAFKELKAYYGPGFLLTAAPETQYVQGGYSTYTDTFGSFLPIIQNLRNDLDLLAVQLYNTGGENGLDGQYYGSAKKANMVTALTDMIIKGYNIATTGMHFDGLPASKVLIALPACPSAAGSGYLTPAEGISAMHYLRTGTAFTGRTYTMQPGGPYPSLRGLMTWSVNWDASSCGNSSELSKAYATYFASQSSAKTLAVENVPSKSSKTVAYFKNNALSVSNDNEDIAQVDVFNILGQTLVSHKNVQNNKEILLQDQSFSTKQLFLVVVTDKAGKRQSFKVLNFLN; via the coding sequence ATGAAACATTATTACAGATTGCTTTTTTTGTTACTGTTTCCCTTACTCGCGTTAGCCCAACCAGCTCACGGTAAAAAGGTAGTAGGGTATTATGCGCAATGGTCTATTTATGCCAGGGATTTCAATGTTCCTAAGATAGACGGAAGTAAATTAACGCATTTGAATTATTCGTTTTATGGTACAACTTTCGATCCGGCACATCCGGAGAATACAAAGTTGTTATGTTTAGATTCCTATGCCGATTTTGAGCATATGGAAGGTGGAATTCCGTGGGATGCTCCTGTAAAAGGAAACTTTTATGACTTAATGAAACTTAAGGAAAAGTATCCGCACTTAAAAATCTTAATCTCTGTTGGAGGATGGACAAAAGGTCAGGATCTTTCTCCAATTGCTGCAAGTCCTGTAGCAAGAGCCGCTCTGGCTGCAGATATGGCAAACTTTATTACCAAATATCCATTTATCGATGGATTTGACATCGATTGGGAATATCCTCTTTCTGGTGGAACAGATGGTACCGAAGTAATTAATGGAGCACCAATTCCTCCACAAAAGTACAGCCCGGACGACAACAAAAACTTAGTTTATTTATTGAAAGCAATGCGTCAGGCAATGCCAAATAAATTAATCTCGATTGCTGCCGGAAACAATGTTCGTAAAGTTGCATCGCAATATTTAGGACCATCAAACAGAGCACAATACGGAATGACAGAAGATATTTCGACTTATTGTGATTACATTACCTATTTTGGATATGATTTTGGTGGAAACTGGTATGATAAAACATGCTACAATGCACCTTTATATGCAAGTGGAAACCCAAATGATCCACTTTATGGCGCAACACAATCAGAATCCCTTGACGAATTAACAAATCAATATTTGAACGTTGTTGGTTTTCCTGCAAATAAATTAATCATGGGATTACCTTTCTACGGAAAGAAATTTGATCATGTAGCGACAAATTCAACAAATGGATTATTCGTTTCAGCTCCAAGAGATGTTGTTGCAGGATGTACAAATCCACAAAATCCAACAGGAACTTGGGATGGTCCGGCAGCTTGTGAAAAATCAGGAAGTATCGAAATTTGCGATTTGGTAGGAAATCCAGTTACGAATTCACACGCTTATTTAGATCCAAATACAATGCAGGTAACATCATCTGCAGCAGCAGCAGGATGGGTAAGATATTTTGATAATACAACAAAAGTTCCTTACCTGTATAATGCTACTTTAAAACAGTTTATCTCTTATGAAGATAAACAATCAATGGATTTAAAAGTACAATATATTAAATCAAAAAATCTTGCCGGAGGTATGGTTTGGGAATTATCTCAGGACACAAGAGGTTCTATTCCAAATGCATTATTAACTCAGGTAGATACATCATTTGGAAGCGTTGTTCCCGGAACAGTAAGTATTGCAGGTTCTGTAAAAAACGGAACAGCTTTAGTTCCAAATGTAACAGTTGAACTTAGAAATGCAAGCAATGTAGTATTGCAAACAGTAGTTTCTACAGGAGGTAATTTTACATTCAGCAACTTAACTTCAGGACAAAATTATATACTTACAGCTGCAAAAGCTTCGTATACTTTTACGCCGGTAACTTTAACAAACGTAACCGTTAACCAAACAGGAGTTGTTATCAACGGATCACAACCGTTATACACCGTTAGCGGAACAGTTCTTAACGGATCTACAGGAGTTTCAGGCGTTACAGTTACAGCTACATCAGGATCTACAGTTTTAACTGCGACTTCTAATGCAAGCGGAGTTTACAGCGTTGCAGGTCTAACAGCAGGACTTAACTTTACAGTTACAGCTGCAAAAACCGGATTCTCTTATACGCCAACTTCAACAGTTTATAATGCTATAAGTGCAAATCAAACGTTGAATTTTGCTCAAGGCGCTCCAATTGTATATTATACAGTTAGCGGTACAGTTCTAAACGGAACTACTGGAGTTTCAGGAGTAACAGTTACAGCAACTTCGTCAGGAGGAACTTTTACAGCAACTACAAATTCAACTGGAGCTTATTCGATTGCTAATTTACCGTCAGGCGGAACTTATACTGTAACTGCAGCTTTAGCAGGACAAACATTTACTCCGGCTTCAACAGTTTATACCAATTTAATAGCTAATAAAACATTAAACTTAACACAAGATGCTGTTGTAGTTCCAACAAATAAAATTAGCGGAACAGTTAAAAATGGTACAGTAGCAGTAGCGGGTGCAAAAGTAGAAATAGTTTTACCTTGGACAGATAGTACACACAACTGGAAAAGCGTAATTGCTGTAACAGATGCACAAGGAAAATACAGCTTTGACAATTCAGTTGTAGCAGGTTATACAACAGTTACAAGTTTAAAATTAAATACTTGGGAAAACGGAGAAGTAGTTTATTTACCAAATAATCTGGCAAATTTTCCAGTTCCTGCAAACCCAACAGTTTACAATTTCAATACAAGTTCTACAGCAAAAACAGCATTAGCTGCCGCAAATTTAATTAGCGGAACCGTTAAAAACGGAACAGTTGCAGTAGCTGGAGCAAAAGTAGAAATAGTTTTACCTTGGACAGATAGTACTCATAACTGGAAAAGTGTTTTGGCAACAACAGATGCATCAGGAAATTATACTTTCGATAATTCAGTTGTAGCAGGTTATACACAAATTTTAAGTTTGAAATTAAATGCATGGGAAAATGGCGACGTGACTTATTATCCAAATAACCTAGCCAACTTCGCAGTTCCAACAACAGCGACAGTTTATAATTTTAATAGACAAGCGGTAGTTGCAACTAAACCAGTGGTTACTATTACAGCGCCAACAGCTTCGGCGATAGCTATAAATTTAGGATCATCAATTAATTTTGTTGCAAGTGTTGGATTAAGTGCTGCAGATGCTACTACAATCTCATCAGTTGTATTTAGTTTAGACGGACAAACCATAAGTGCTACAAATTCTTCAGGAACTTATACATCGGTTTGGACACCAGCAGCAAATCAGTTTTCGGCTTCTCATACCTTAACTGTTACAGCTACTGCATCAAACGGAACAACAGATGCAAAAACATATAGTTTTACATTAAGTTGTTCAGGTGCAAACTGTCCAAATTCATTGCCTGTAATTACTTGGAATTCGCCATCGAATACTACAGTAAACCAAAGTACTTTCCAGGTTGTGCCAATTTCGGTTACAGCTGTTGATAGTAACGGATCAGTTTCAGGTGTTACTATTACAATAAATGGAGGTACATTTAATATGACAGCAGGTACAAATAATACTTATACGTATAATTTTACACCATCTGCATATCAGGATTATCCAGTTGTAATCAAAGCAACCGATAATCAATCTGGTGTAACTACATTAAACAATACAATCAAAATTGCTCCGGTGAGCACAAATAGATTCATTCCGCTTCCATCCAAAATTATTTTAGGATACGCACATTCTTGGGAAAATGCAGGTGCTCCATTTTTATATTTTTCTCAAATGGTAGGAAGTAAATTTAACGTAGTTGACTATTCTTTCGTAGAAACAGTTAATCGTGATGGTTATACGCCAGTATTAACTACAAATGACAATAGATATTTGACCAATGGAGTTTTCAATAAGCAATTGTTGAAAAACGATATCAAATCCTTAAGAGATAGCGGTGTTCCGGTTATTGTTTCTATTGGAGGTCAAAATGGACATGTTGTTTTAGACAATGTAACTCAAAAAAATATTTTTGTTAATGGTCTGAAAGCAATTATTGACGAGTATCAGTTTGATGGAGTTGATATTGATTTTGAAGGCGGATCGATGAATTTTAGCGCAGGAGGTTTAAGAGATATTTCGTATGCGGGTATTTCTGCTTATCCAAGATTAAAAAACGTAGTAGATGCTTTCAAAGAATTAAAAGCTTACTATGGTCCTGGATTCTTATTAACTGCAGCTCCGGAAACACAATACGTACAAGGAGGATATTCTACTTATACAGATACTTTTGGTTCGTTCCTTCCAATCATTCAAAACTTACGTAACGATTTAGATTTGTTAGCCGTACAATTGTATAATACAGGAGGAGAAAACGGATTAGATGGTCAATACTATGGTTCAGCTAAAAAAGCAAACATGGTAACAGCCCTAACTGATATGATTATAAAAGGATACAACATTGCTACAACAGGAATGCATTTTGATGGTTTACCAGCCTCAAAAGTTCTTATTGCATTACCAGCTTGTCCAAGTGCAGCAGGTAGCGGTTATTTAACACCGGCAGAAGGAATTAGTGCTATGCATTACTTAAGAACTGGAACAGCTTTTACAGGAAGAACATACACTATGCAGCCAGGCGGACCATATCCTTCTTTAAGAGGATTAATGACTTGGTCTGTAAACTGGGATGCATCATCTTGCGGTAATTCATCTGAATTATCTAAAGCATATGCTACTTATTTTGCTTCACAGTCATCGGCAAAAACATTAGCGGTTGAAAATGTTCCTTCAAAAAGCAGTAAAACGGTAGCGTATTTCAAAAACAATGCATTATCAGTTTCAAATGACAACGAAGATATTGCTCAGGTTGATGTATTCAACATCCTTGGACAAACATTAGTAAGTCATAAAAACGTTCAAAATAATAAAGAAATTCTGCTTCAAGACCAAAGTTTTTCAACAAAACAATTGTTCTTAGTTGTTGTAACAGACAAAGCAGGAAAAAGACAATCATTCAAAGTATTGAACTTCCTAAACTAA
- a CDS encoding beta-N-acetylhexosaminidase: MKYLLVLLLAGVTSSAQIQKEQLNLMPWPQSVVLNDGNFALDKNFKVNITGNPSPRIFGGVTRFLRRLDGRTGIFFQQGFITKLNEVPTAELQINCTKSGKIGLYEDESYHLDIKKNQITINATSDLGALHGLETLLQMLQNNNNSFYFPISQISDFPRFTWRGVMIDVSRHFQPVDVIKRNIDGLAAMKMNVFHWHLVDDQGWRIEMKKHKKLIDVASDGMYYTQEEIRNIVKYADERGILVVPEIDVPGHGSAILTAYPEIGSKVITLTGGTSEKNIQGTAIATYGIERNAGIFSPTLDPSNPKTYQLLSEIFDEVCPLFPGAYFHIGGDENEGKDWDANPKIQEFMKKNKLANNHELQTYFTMQLVPMLKKHGKQLMGWEEILTKNMSKDAIIHSWRGPNEGMVAGQSLTDAVKKGYKTVLSNGYYIDLMYPVASHYLNDPMPKGADLTAEEKARILGGEATMWTELTTPTTLDSRIWPRTAAIAERLWSAEDITDLASMRKRLDVISFRLEELGLTHIRNKGVILRNVSNNQNIELLEEFSNVCEPLKGYTRNKGGTEYQMYSPFTLFADACGPDAKGSLAFDDAVNQYLANKTPENKAKVTAFFTKWIALNKGLIELSANAPLVQPILPLSKKLNDASQELLLVLDNKSTLKAEDLKSLIEQCNTKDHADVELSVYASLKKLI, translated from the coding sequence ATGAAATATTTATTAGTCCTACTATTAGCAGGTGTAACTTCTAGTGCTCAAATTCAAAAAGAGCAGCTAAATCTTATGCCGTGGCCTCAAAGTGTTGTTTTAAACGACGGGAATTTTGCTTTAGATAAAAACTTTAAAGTAAACATTACCGGAAATCCTAGTCCCCGAATTTTTGGTGGAGTGACTCGTTTTTTACGCCGCTTAGATGGTAGAACTGGTATCTTTTTTCAACAAGGTTTTATTACAAAATTAAACGAAGTTCCAACAGCTGAGCTTCAGATTAACTGTACTAAAAGTGGAAAAATTGGTTTATATGAAGATGAAAGTTATCATTTAGACATCAAGAAAAATCAAATTACAATAAATGCAACCAGCGATTTAGGAGCACTTCATGGCCTTGAAACGTTATTGCAAATGTTGCAGAATAATAACAATTCGTTTTATTTTCCGATCTCACAAATTTCAGATTTTCCAAGATTTACATGGAGAGGTGTAATGATTGATGTTTCAAGACATTTTCAGCCAGTTGATGTAATCAAAAGAAATATCGATGGATTGGCAGCAATGAAAATGAATGTTTTTCACTGGCATTTGGTTGATGATCAAGGTTGGAGAATCGAAATGAAAAAACATAAGAAGCTTATAGATGTAGCTTCGGATGGAATGTATTACACACAAGAGGAAATTAGAAATATCGTAAAATATGCTGATGAGCGCGGTATTTTAGTAGTTCCTGAAATAGATGTTCCTGGTCATGGATCTGCAATTTTAACGGCTTATCCAGAAATTGGAAGCAAGGTGATTACACTGACAGGAGGAACTTCTGAAAAAAATATTCAAGGTACAGCAATTGCTACCTATGGAATTGAAAGAAATGCGGGTATTTTTTCGCCAACATTAGATCCTTCAAATCCTAAAACATATCAATTATTAAGTGAAATTTTTGATGAGGTTTGTCCCTTATTTCCCGGCGCTTATTTTCATATCGGGGGAGACGAAAATGAAGGGAAAGACTGGGACGCAAACCCGAAAATTCAAGAGTTCATGAAGAAAAATAAGTTAGCCAACAATCATGAATTGCAAACTTATTTTACCATGCAATTAGTTCCAATGCTTAAAAAACATGGAAAACAATTAATGGGATGGGAAGAAATTTTGACTAAAAACATGTCAAAAGATGCTATTATTCATTCTTGGAGAGGTCCAAATGAAGGAATGGTTGCAGGACAATCTTTAACAGATGCAGTAAAAAAAGGATATAAAACAGTTTTATCAAATGGCTATTATATCGATCTAATGTATCCTGTTGCAAGTCATTATTTGAATGATCCAATGCCAAAAGGAGCAGATTTAACTGCCGAAGAAAAAGCAAGAATTTTAGGTGGAGAAGCTACAATGTGGACAGAACTTACAACACCAACAACTTTAGATTCAAGAATTTGGCCAAGAACAGCAGCAATTGCAGAAAGACTTTGGTCAGCAGAAGATATTACAGATTTAGCAAGTATGCGCAAACGTCTTGATGTAATATCTTTTAGATTAGAAGAATTAGGATTAACACACATTCGTAACAAAGGGGTTATTTTGAGAAACGTCTCAAACAATCAAAACATAGAATTGCTTGAAGAATTTTCAAATGTATGCGAACCTTTAAAAGGATACACGCGTAATAAAGGAGGAACAGAATATCAAATGTATTCACCGTTTACACTTTTTGCAGATGCATGCGGACCGGACGCTAAAGGATCTTTAGCTTTTGATGACGCTGTAAATCAGTATTTAGCAAATAAGACACCTGAAAATAAAGCAAAAGTTACCGCATTTTTCACTAAATGGATTGCTTTAAATAAAGGATTAATTGAGTTGAGTGCAAACGCACCTTTAGTACAGCCAATTTTGCCTTTGTCGAAAAAATTAAATGATGCATCACAAGAATTATTACTTGTTTTAGATAATAAATCAACATTGAAAGCTGAGGATTTAAAAAGCCTTATCGAACAATGTAACACAAAAGATCACGCAGATGTTGAGTTATCAGTTTATGCGAGTCTTAAGAAATTGATATAA